One segment of Halococcus salsus DNA contains the following:
- a CDS encoding DNA adenine methylase — translation MARPILKWAGGKRQLLDAIYDRFPRGYDRYHEPFLGGGALFFDLTPEGGTVNDTNPRLVNFYRQVRDRPDGLVARLESFDDPEADPVPDEPFAETDRKGKAIENYYYQKRAQFNRRPAGEAFDPLEEAALLCYLNRTGYNGLYRENRSGRFNVPIGRYANPDWVRREAIHAASRVLADTEVRNEDFEYVLDAAEPGDLVYFDPPYEPMSPTASFTDYSASGFGRDDQDRLLDTAAALDERGVHVVLSNSGVLAERYERRGFDVALVGATRAINSDADNRDEVDELVATNVPPGKRAER, via the coding sequence ATGGCGAGACCGATCCTGAAGTGGGCCGGCGGGAAACGGCAGCTCCTCGATGCGATCTACGACCGGTTCCCGCGGGGCTACGACCGCTACCACGAGCCGTTCCTCGGCGGTGGCGCGCTCTTCTTCGACCTCACGCCCGAGGGCGGAACGGTCAACGACACCAACCCCCGGCTCGTCAACTTCTATCGGCAGGTCCGGGACAGACCGGACGGGCTCGTCGCGCGGCTCGAATCGTTCGACGATCCGGAGGCCGACCCCGTCCCGGACGAACCGTTCGCGGAGACCGATCGAAAAGGAAAGGCGATCGAGAACTACTACTACCAGAAACGCGCGCAGTTCAACCGCCGGCCGGCGGGCGAGGCGTTCGACCCGCTGGAGGAGGCCGCCCTGCTGTGTTATCTCAACCGAACGGGCTACAACGGGCTCTACCGGGAGAACCGTAGTGGGAGGTTCAACGTCCCGATCGGGCGGTACGCCAACCCCGACTGGGTGCGGCGCGAGGCGATCCACGCGGCGAGTCGCGTGCTCGCCGACACCGAGGTTCGAAACGAGGACTTCGAGTACGTGCTCGACGCGGCCGAGCCGGGCGATCTGGTCTACTTCGATCCTCCCTACGAACCGATGAGCCCAACCGCGTCGTTCACCGACTACAGCGCGAGCGGGTTCGGGCGGGACGACCAGGACCGGCTCCTCGACACCGCGGCGGCGCTCGACGAGCGCGGTGTGCACGTCGTCCTGAGCAACAGCGGCGTGCTGGCCGAGCGGTACGAACGACGGGGGTTCGACGTGGCGCTCGTGGGTGCGACGCGCGCGATCAACAGCGACGCCGACAATCGGGACGAGGTCGACGAATTGGTCGCGACGAACGTGCCCCCCGGGAAGCGAGCCGAGCGGTGA
- the tenA gene encoding thiaminase II produces the protein MAFSDDLLDSHAALWDAQKAHPFVGELAEGSLDEAAFRHWVEQDYRYLLDYARTFAIAGVRARDETTMTRLLGIAHTTLATELDLHREFAADYGLAPGDLETVEKTPTCVAYTNYLLRVAHQGSFAEISAAVYPCGQGYLDIADHMATIATDDHRYTPFIEKYTSDEFRETVAWMRAFVNECAEEYPGERDAMRTAFERSARLEAAFWEMAYTRESWPV, from the coding sequence ATGGCGTTCAGCGACGACCTCCTCGATTCGCACGCGGCGCTCTGGGACGCACAGAAGGCCCATCCGTTCGTGGGCGAACTCGCCGAGGGGAGCCTCGACGAGGCCGCCTTCCGACACTGGGTCGAACAGGACTACCGGTACCTCCTCGACTACGCCCGTACGTTCGCCATCGCGGGTGTCCGGGCCCGCGACGAGACGACGATGACCCGACTGCTCGGGATCGCACACACCACTCTCGCGACCGAACTCGACCTCCACCGGGAGTTCGCCGCCGACTACGGACTCGCTCCCGGTGACCTCGAAACGGTCGAGAAGACGCCGACCTGCGTCGCGTACACGAACTACCTCCTCCGGGTCGCCCACCAGGGTTCGTTCGCCGAGATCAGCGCGGCGGTCTACCCCTGCGGCCAGGGCTACCTCGATATCGCCGACCACATGGCCACGATCGCGACCGACGACCACCGCTACACGCCCTTCATCGAGAAGTACACGAGCGACGAGTTCCGCGAGACGGTCGCGTGGATGCGGGCGTTCGTGAACGAGTGTGCCGAGGAGTACCCGGGCGAACGCGACGCGATGCGGACGGCGTTCGAGCGGAGTGCCCGGCTCGAAGCCGCCTTCTGGGAGATGGCCTACACCCGAGAATCCTGGCCGGTGTGA
- a CDS encoding cob(I)yrinic acid a,c-diamide adenosyltransferase has translation MPIYTGRGDEGLTDLRTMDRVPKTSPRIESYGTVDEVNALVGRVRPTAYEDVDDHLRAVQNHLHVVQADFANPDPDDGDPQMDGDRVEALEIWMDAYDDELEPLRSFILPGGGDNGARLHHARAVCRRAERRAVALAEEEPVNEHALVYLNRLSDLLFTLARVVNQRDGVSEEAPDY, from the coding sequence ATGCCGATCTATACGGGCCGTGGCGACGAGGGGCTGACCGACCTCCGAACCATGGACCGCGTCCCGAAGACGAGCCCTCGGATCGAGAGCTACGGCACCGTTGACGAGGTGAACGCCCTCGTCGGGCGGGTGCGCCCGACGGCCTACGAGGACGTCGACGACCACCTTCGCGCGGTCCAGAACCACCTCCACGTCGTCCAGGCCGACTTCGCGAACCCCGACCCCGACGACGGCGACCCGCAGATGGACGGGGACCGGGTCGAGGCGCTGGAGATCTGGATGGACGCCTACGACGACGAACTCGAACCGCTCCGGTCGTTCATCCTCCCCGGCGGCGGGGACAACGGCGCGCGACTCCACCACGCCCGGGCGGTCTGCCGGCGGGCCGAACGCCGCGCGGTCGCGCTCGCCGAGGAGGAACCCGTCAACGAGCACGCGCTGGTCTACCTCAACCGGCTCTCGGACCTCCTGTTCACCCTCGCGCGCGTCGTGAACCAGCGCGACGGGGTGAGCGAGGAAGCGCCCGACTACTGA
- a CDS encoding alpha/beta fold hydrolase yields the protein MDETHGYAHLSEVVLHYVEAGDPTDPLVVLLHGFPEFWYAWRHQIDHLAAAGYHVLAPDMRGYNRSSKPPGIEPYRLTHLTRDVVELIRGTEHERATVVGHDWGGVVAWELAHRHPDVLDRLAVCNAPHLDALARELRSPRQIRRSWYAGAFQIPKLPELFLERGEYGWLRRLLETGPTNPEAFSTGDVQRYRRAIARPGALRAALNYYRALVRTRLRRRLGRLDPPDRTTRTDVPTLLIWGDRDAALGVGLTRGLDRWVSNLRIEHLPDASHWVQNDAPDRVNELLCEFLEEDV from the coding sequence ATGGACGAAACGCACGGCTACGCCCACCTCTCGGAGGTCGTCCTCCACTACGTCGAGGCGGGCGACCCCACGGACCCGCTCGTCGTCCTCCTCCACGGCTTTCCGGAGTTCTGGTACGCTTGGCGACACCAGATCGACCACCTCGCCGCCGCGGGCTATCACGTCCTCGCGCCCGACATGCGGGGCTACAACCGCTCGTCGAAACCACCCGGCATCGAGCCGTATCGCCTGACCCACCTCACGCGGGACGTGGTCGAACTGATCCGAGGTACGGAGCACGAGCGCGCCACGGTGGTCGGGCACGACTGGGGCGGTGTCGTAGCCTGGGAACTCGCCCATCGCCATCCCGACGTTCTCGACCGGCTCGCCGTCTGCAACGCGCCGCACCTCGATGCCCTCGCGCGCGAACTCCGCTCGCCGCGACAGATCCGGCGCTCGTGGTACGCCGGGGCCTTCCAGATCCCGAAGCTTCCCGAACTCTTCCTCGAACGAGGCGAGTACGGCTGGCTCCGGCGGCTCCTCGAAACCGGCCCGACGAACCCCGAGGCGTTCTCGACGGGCGACGTCCAGCGCTATCGCCGCGCGATAGCCCGACCGGGGGCGCTCCGGGCGGCGCTCAACTACTACCGCGCGCTCGTCCGAACGCGACTTCGCCGTCGTCTCGGCCGGCTCGACCCGCCCGACCGGACCACGCGAACGGACGTGCCGACGCTACTGATCTGGGGCGACCGCGACGCCGCGCTCGGGGTCGGTCTGACGCGCGGGCTCGACCGCTGGGTCTCGAACCTCCGCATCGAGCACCTCCCGGACGCGAGCCACTGGGTCCAGAACGACGCGCCGGACCGGGTGAACGAGCTCTTGTGCGAGTTCCTCGAAGAGGACGTATGA